A single Cucumis melo cultivar AY chromosome 4, USDA_Cmelo_AY_1.0, whole genome shotgun sequence DNA region contains:
- the LOC103495025 gene encoding B3 domain-containing protein Os01g0723500-like isoform X2, with the protein MANFCTRSRSRIQDKTGHKRDREEDHSSRETCEEDVTKKTRTISDVNSDCSRENLPSIRAVEDHKSVAGQNGISKVVDITTHDKIPALPLSFQDEKKVSQSFSSDFPYFVRIMKSFNIRGSYTLNIPYKFSMAHLPSCKLKLVLHNLKGESWTVNSVPTTRVHTSHTLCGGWMAFVRGNDINMGDICVFELVRDCELRVHIFRVGKEISEDQSGNGSFNRLGAGHAVIPRKALKGLPKKMNGNSHKVHSKRSKRIEVLDKKCLKSWQEPFCNDAKKHSSAKKVSTKVMVCSPSKKPSKRLVNRRTSVKGDLILPARPGLRAMLARDEERAAKSFVSCFPSFVRIMKKFNTSGSYTLKIPHQFSSAHFPNSRTEIVLRGPNGGCWIVNSVPDSMGRMMHTFCGGWMSFVRDNGIQMGDICIFELVGKCELFVHVTGAGKKGFESSEATTCSELAIVPTTSNHPSL; encoded by the exons ATGGCCAACTTTTGCACGAGATCACGCTCTAGAAT ACAAGATAAGACTGGCCATAAAAGAGACAGGGAGGAGGATCATTCATCCCGGGAGACATGCGAGGAAGATGTGACAAAGAAAACGAGGACCATTTCTGATGTAAATTCAGATTGCAGCAGGGAGAACCTACCGT CAATAAGAGCTGTTGAGGATCATAAGAGTGTAGCTGGTCAGAATGGGATCAGTAAAGTTGTTGACATAACTACACACGATAAAATTCCAGCCTTACCACTATCATTTCAGGATGAAAAGAAAGTTTCCCAGTCTTTTAGCTCCGACTTTCCATATTTTGTGAGAATCATGAAAAGCTTCAACATTCGTGGTTCATACACATTG AATATCCCTTACAAATTTTCAATGGCACATCTTCCTAGCTGCAAATtaaagttagtccttcacaattTGAAGGGGGAATCCTGGACAGTGAATTCTGTTCCTACAACGAGAGTGCATACAAGTCATACTCTCTGTGGAGGATGGATGGCCTTTGTGCGTGGGAATGACATCAACATGGGTGATATTTGTGTTTTTGAACTTGTCCGGGATTGTGAATTGCGTGTTCACATCTTCAGGGTTGGAAAGGAAATATCTGAGGATCAAAGTGGAAATGGATCTTTTAATAGGCTAGGTGCTGGCCATGCAGTAATTCCTCGTAAAGCTCTCAAAGGTTTGCCAAAGAAAATGAATGGGAACTCCCATAAAGTTCATTCGAAACGCTCCAAAAGGATTGAAGTACTGGATAAAAAATGTTTGAAATCATGGCAAGAACCTTTCTGCAATGATGCTAAGAAACATTCTAGTGCAAAAAAGGTCTCTACTAAAGTCATGGTTTGTTCTCCATCAAAGAAACCGTCTAAACGTTTGG TTAATCGGAGAACCAGTGTCAAAGGTGATCTCATATTACCAGCTAGACCTGGTTTGCGAGCAATGTTGGCTCGAGATGAAGAAAGGGCCGCTAAGTCGTTTGTTTCTTGTTTTCCAAGTTTTGTCAGAATCATGAAAAAGTTCAACACAAGTGGTTCATATACTCTG AAAATCCCTCATCAGTTTTCTTCAGCACATTTCCCTAACAGCAGAACCGAGATTGTCCTTCGTGGTCCAAATGGGGGATGTTGGATTGTTAACTCAGTACCGGACTCAATGGGGCGAATGATGCATACCTTTTGTGGTGGTTGGATGTCGTTTGTTCGTGACAATGGTATCCAAATGGGGGATATCTGCATATTCGAACTTGTGGGCAAGTGTGAATTGTTTGTACATGTAACCGGAGCCGGTAAGAAAGGGTTTGAGAGCAGTGAAGCTACAACTTGTAGTGAATTAGCTATTGTACCAACGACAAGCAATCATCCTTCTCTATAA
- the LOC103495025 gene encoding B3 domain-containing protein Os01g0723500-like isoform X1 yields MSDTESRREMVAARRPSFYTFYSSTLCSERLKVPLKFVKHLEEIIGRSVVLIGPSGQTWLVNLIQENDNLFFCEGWPTFARDHALECGDFLVFRYDSELNFNVRVFDQSACEKEGAFHSQCRQDKTGHKRDREEDHSSRETCEEDVTKKTRTISDVNSDCSRENLPSIRAVEDHKSVAGQNGISKVVDITTHDKIPALPLSFQDEKKVSQSFSSDFPYFVRIMKSFNIRGSYTLNIPYKFSMAHLPSCKLKLVLHNLKGESWTVNSVPTTRVHTSHTLCGGWMAFVRGNDINMGDICVFELVRDCELRVHIFRVGKEISEDQSGNGSFNRLGAGHAVIPRKALKGLPKKMNGNSHKVHSKRSKRIEVLDKKCLKSWQEPFCNDAKKHSSAKKVSTKVMVCSPSKKPSKRLVNRRTSVKGDLILPARPGLRAMLARDEERAAKSFVSCFPSFVRIMKKFNTSGSYTLKIPHQFSSAHFPNSRTEIVLRGPNGGCWIVNSVPDSMGRMMHTFCGGWMSFVRDNGIQMGDICIFELVGKCELFVHVTGAGKKGFESSEATTCSELAIVPTTSNHPSL; encoded by the exons CCGCCAGACGGCCTTCCTTCTATACTTTCTATTCCTCCACTCTTTGTTCAGAACGACTG AAAGTTCCTTTGAAATTTGTCAAACACTTGGAAGAAATAATAGGCCGATCAGTTGTGTTAATTGGTCCTAGTGGCCAAACATGGCTCGTTAACTTGATCCAGGAGAATGACAACTTGTTCTTCTGTGAAGGATGGCCAACTTTTGCACGAGATCACGCTCTAGAATGTGGTGATTTTTTGGTTTTTAGATATGATAGCGAGTTGAATTTCAATGTGCGAGTTTTTGATCAGAGTGCATGTGAGAAAGAAGGTGCATTTCATTCTCAATGCAGACAAGATAAGACTGGCCATAAAAGAGACAGGGAGGAGGATCATTCATCCCGGGAGACATGCGAGGAAGATGTGACAAAGAAAACGAGGACCATTTCTGATGTAAATTCAGATTGCAGCAGGGAGAACCTACCGT CAATAAGAGCTGTTGAGGATCATAAGAGTGTAGCTGGTCAGAATGGGATCAGTAAAGTTGTTGACATAACTACACACGATAAAATTCCAGCCTTACCACTATCATTTCAGGATGAAAAGAAAGTTTCCCAGTCTTTTAGCTCCGACTTTCCATATTTTGTGAGAATCATGAAAAGCTTCAACATTCGTGGTTCATACACATTG AATATCCCTTACAAATTTTCAATGGCACATCTTCCTAGCTGCAAATtaaagttagtccttcacaattTGAAGGGGGAATCCTGGACAGTGAATTCTGTTCCTACAACGAGAGTGCATACAAGTCATACTCTCTGTGGAGGATGGATGGCCTTTGTGCGTGGGAATGACATCAACATGGGTGATATTTGTGTTTTTGAACTTGTCCGGGATTGTGAATTGCGTGTTCACATCTTCAGGGTTGGAAAGGAAATATCTGAGGATCAAAGTGGAAATGGATCTTTTAATAGGCTAGGTGCTGGCCATGCAGTAATTCCTCGTAAAGCTCTCAAAGGTTTGCCAAAGAAAATGAATGGGAACTCCCATAAAGTTCATTCGAAACGCTCCAAAAGGATTGAAGTACTGGATAAAAAATGTTTGAAATCATGGCAAGAACCTTTCTGCAATGATGCTAAGAAACATTCTAGTGCAAAAAAGGTCTCTACTAAAGTCATGGTTTGTTCTCCATCAAAGAAACCGTCTAAACGTTTGG TTAATCGGAGAACCAGTGTCAAAGGTGATCTCATATTACCAGCTAGACCTGGTTTGCGAGCAATGTTGGCTCGAGATGAAGAAAGGGCCGCTAAGTCGTTTGTTTCTTGTTTTCCAAGTTTTGTCAGAATCATGAAAAAGTTCAACACAAGTGGTTCATATACTCTG AAAATCCCTCATCAGTTTTCTTCAGCACATTTCCCTAACAGCAGAACCGAGATTGTCCTTCGTGGTCCAAATGGGGGATGTTGGATTGTTAACTCAGTACCGGACTCAATGGGGCGAATGATGCATACCTTTTGTGGTGGTTGGATGTCGTTTGTTCGTGACAATGGTATCCAAATGGGGGATATCTGCATATTCGAACTTGTGGGCAAGTGTGAATTGTTTGTACATGTAACCGGAGCCGGTAAGAAAGGGTTTGAGAGCAGTGAAGCTACAACTTGTAGTGAATTAGCTATTGTACCAACGACAAGCAATCATCCTTCTCTATAA
- the LOC103495023 gene encoding pentatricopeptide repeat-containing protein At1g14470 encodes MYELVALASKISNIRQLRLFHGHLVHNSLHSHNYWVSLLLVICNRLHAHPAYVDSIFTSSPSPDASVYSYMLKYYSRMGAHNQVVSLFKCMHSLDLRPQPFVYIYLIKSAGKSGNLFHAYVLKLGHIDDRFIRNAILDMYVKNGQVDLARKLFEQMAEKTLVDWNSMISGCWKSGNETEAVMLFNMMPARNIITWTSMVTGYAKVGDLESARRYFDEMPERSVVSWNAMQSAYAQKECPKEALKLFHQMLKEGITPDDTTWAVTISSCSSIGDPTLADSILRMINQKHIVLNSFVQTALLDMHAKFGNLEIARNIFDELGSQRNDVAWNVMISAYTRVGKLSLARELFDNMPKRDVVSWNSMIAGYAQNGEAAMSIELFKEMISCTDIQPDEVTIASVLSACGHIGALKLGYWVLDIVREKNIKLGISGFNSLIFMYSKCGSVADAHRIFQTMETRDVVSFNTLISGFAANGHGKEAIKLVLTMEEEGIEPDHVTYIGVLTACSHAGLLNEGKNVFKSIKAPTVDHYACMVDLLGRAGELDEAKMLIQYMPMKPHGGVYGSLLNASRIHKRVGLGELAASKLFELEPQNPGNYVLLSNIYASSGRWEDVKRVREMMRKRGLQKLVGMSWVEYKGQVHKFIVGDRSHEQSKDIYKLLAELERKMKRVGFVADKSCALRDVEEEEKEEMLGTHSEKLAICFALLISEVGTPIRVVKNLRICLDCHTAIKMISKLEGREIVVRDNNRFHCFSDGMCSCHDYW; translated from the coding sequence ATGTACGAATTGGTCGCCTTAGCTTCCAAAATAAGCAATATACGTCAGTTAAGACTGTTCCATGGGCATCTTGTTCACAATTCCCTCCATTCTCATAACTACTGGGTTTCTCTACTCCTCGTTATTTGTAATCGTCTTCACGCTCATCCTGCCTATGTGGATTCTATTTTTACCTCCTCGCCGTCCCCCGATGCATCTGTTTATAGTTATATGCTCAAATATTACTCGCGCATGGGTGCGCACAATCAAGTGGTTTCCCTCTTCAAATGTATGCATTCTCTAGATCTCAGGCCTCAGCCCTTTGTTTACATTTACTTGATCAAGTCAGCTGGGAAGTCTGGCAATTTGTTCCATGCTTATGTCCTGAAGTTGGGTCATATTGACGACCGATTCATCCGTAATGCTATATTGGATATGTATGTGAAAAATGGCCAAGTCGATCTTGCCAGGAAGCTGTTTGAGCAAATGGCTGAAAAAACTTTAGTGGACTGGAATTCAATGATTTCTGGCTGTTGGAAATCAGGAAATGAAACTGAAGCGGTTATGCTGTTTAATATGATGCCTGCTAGGAATATTATTACATGGACCTCCATGGTTACTGGGTATGCCAAGGTGGGGGACTTGGAGAGTGCTAGAAGGTATTTTGATGAGATGCCAGAGAGAAGTGTAGTCTCATGGAATGCAATGCAATCAGCTTATGCTCAAAAGGAATGTCCAAAAGAGGCTTTGAAACTGTTCCATCAAATGCTGAAAGAAGGGATCACTCCTGATGATACAACATGGGCTGTTACAATTTCATCATGCTCTTCCATTGGTGATCCTACCCTTGCTGATTCAATTCTAAGAATGATCAACCAAAAGCATATCGTTTTGAATAGTTTTGTCCAGACAGCTTTACTTGACATGCATGCAAAATTTGGTAACCTTGAGATTGCTAGAAACATCTTTGACGAATTGGGAAGTCAGAGGAATGATGTTGCTTGGAATGTCATGATCTCAGCTTATACGAGGGTAGGAAAACTGTCATTAGCTCGAGAGTTGTTTGATAATATGCCAAAAAGAGATGTTGTTTCGTGGAATTCGATGATAGCTGGCTATGCACAAAATGGAGAGGCAGCCATGTCAATTGAGCTCTTTAAAGAAATGATTTCTTGTACGGATATACAGCCGGATGAGGTTACCATAGCTAGTGTTTTGTCTGCTTGTGGTCATATTGGAGCTCTAAAGTTGGGTTACTGGGTTCTAGATATTGTTCGAGAGAAAAACATTAAGTTGGGGATCTCAGGATTCAACTCTTTGATATTTATGTACTCTAAATGTGGAAGTGTGGCAGATGCCCATAGGATATTCCAAACTATGGAGACAAGAGATGTTGTTTCTTTCAATACACTGATTTCAGGATTTGCAGCCAATGGTCATGGGAAGGAAGCGATCAAGTTAGTATTAACAATGGAGGAAGAAGGTATTGAACCAGACCATGTCACATATATTGGTGTTTTGACTGCATGTAGCCATGCAGGGCTGCTGAATGAAGGTAAAAATGTCTTTAAGTCAATTAAAGCACCTACTGTGGATCATTATGCTTGTATGGTTGATTTATTAGGCAGAGCAGGTGAATTAGATGAAGCCAAAATGTTGATTCAATATATGCCAATGAAACCCCATGGTGGTGTTTATGGCTCTTTGTTGAATGCCAGTCGAATTCACAAAAGAGTTGGGTTAGGAGAACTTGCTGCTAGCAAGCTCTTTGAACTTGAACCTCAAAACCCCGGAAATTATGTTCTACTTTCTAATATATATGCCTCGTCTGGAAGATGGGAAGATGTTAAAAGGGTTAGAGAGATGATGAGGAAGCGAGGTCTGCAGAAATTAGTTGGGATGAGTTGGGTGGAATACAAGGGTCAAGTGCATAAGTTCATTGTGGGCGATAGATCACATGAACAAtcaaaagatatatataaattgTTGGCTGAACTTGAAAGGAAGATGAAAAGGGTTGGCTTTGTGGCTGATAAAAGTTGTGCACTTCGAGATGTTGAGGAGgaagagaaggaagaaatgCTGGGAACTCACAGTGAGAAGTTGGCCATTTGTTTTGCTCTCCTTATAAGTGAAGTGGGGACACCAATTAGAGTTGTAAAGAATTTGAGAATTTGTTTGGATTGCCATACTGCTATTAAGATGATCTCAAAGCTAGAGGGAAGAGAGATTGTGGTTCGTGATAATAATAGGTTCCATTGTTTTAGTGACGGGATGTGTTCTTGTCATGATTACTGGTGA
- the LOC103495024 gene encoding uncharacterized protein LOC103495024 has product MTVFHFFNCAILTFGPHAVYYSATPLSEYDTLGTSVKAALVYLGTALVKLVCLATFLNVSENDSFDPYQELLKALIGFIDVAGLYFALTQLTYRNISQNHKFQAVGLGWAFADSVLHRLAPLWVGARGLEFTWDYILQGLEANANLVLSISLAALGSLMWLRKNKPKTLIPIIYVCALIVATMPSITSYLRRGMGWHFPKVVGFELFTSLVMAFISWQLFSACQRPSV; this is encoded by the exons ATGACGGTATTTCATTTCTTCAACTGTGCCATTCTCACTTTCGGTCCTCATGCTGTCTACTACTCTGCAACCCCCTT ATCTGAGTATGATACACTAGGAACATCAGTCAAAGCTGCACTTGTTTATCTGGGAACTGCCTTAGTAAAG CTTGTATGCCTTGCAACTTTTCTTAACGTCTCAGAGAATGACTCCTTTGACCCATATCAG GAACTGTTGAAAGCGCTCATCGGTTTTATCGATGTCGCTGGACTTTACTTTGCTTTGACCCAGTTGACTTACCGAAATATATCTCAGAACCATAAGTTTCAGGCAGTTGGACTGG GTTGGGCGTTCGCTGATTCTGTCTTGCATAGATTGGCACCACTTTGGGTTGGGGCCAGAGGACTGGAGTTTACTTGGGATTACATTTTGCAGGGTCTTGAAGCTAATGCAAATCTg GTGTTGAGCATATCTCTTGCTGCATTGGGATCTTTGATGTGGCTGAGGAAGAACAAGCCCAAGACTCTAATTCCCATAATATATGTCTGTGCATTGATCGTAGCTACCATGCCATCCATCACAAG CTACTTAAGGCGAGGAATGGGTTGGCATTTCCCAAAGGTGGTGGGATTTGAGCTCTTCACCTCTCTGGTGATGGCTTTTATTAGTTGGCAGCTTTTCTCTGCTTGCCAGAGGCCCTCTGTTTAA